The Panicum virgatum strain AP13 chromosome 5K, P.virgatum_v5, whole genome shotgun sequence genome has a window encoding:
- the LOC120710849 gene encoding uncharacterized protein LOC120710849, with the protein MIMARRGSSSSLVVVVVAALAALLVCVASAAGGKPLKPAAAAAGRRPLPPRNSKFVTLTPKTFGHKRNYQVSCSDEGGPACYVGCPKECPNKCLVFCAYCLSFCMCDIFPGTSCGDPRFTGGDGNTFYFHGKKDHDFCILSDADLHINAHFIGNHNPELKRDFTWVQALGVTFGAGHRLYVGARRAVEWDEDEDHIQITLDAEPVDIDTVRNERWVSEALPGLSVTRMDAVNTVMVELAGVFSISANAVPITDKDNRIHKYGRTEGDSLVHLDLGFQFHNLTKDVDGVLGQTYRPGYASKLDIRAKMPIMGGAPKYLSKAGLFHTDCAVSRFHRNAGAGVFAS; encoded by the exons ATGATAATGGCGaggcgcggcagcagcagcagcctggtggtggtggtggtggcggccctGGCGGCGCTCCTGGTGTGCGTGGCCTCGGCGGCAGGAGGGAAGCCGTtgaagccagcagcagcagcagcagggcggcGTCCCCTTCCCCCGCGCAACTCCAAGTTCGTGACCCTGACCCCCAAGACGTTCGGGCACAAGCGCAACTACCAGGTGTCCTGCTCCGACGAGGGCGGCCCGGCATGCTATGTCGGATGCCCAAAGGAATGCCCCAACAAGTGCCTCGTATTCTGCGCATACTGCCTCAGCTTCTGCA TGTGCGACATCTTCCCCGGCACCTCCTGCGGCGACCCTCGCttcaccggcggcgacggcaacaCCTTCTACTTTCACGGCAAAAAGGACCACGACTTCTGCATCCTCTCCGACGCCGACCTCCACATCAACGCCCACTTCATCGGCAACCACAACCCCGAGCTGAAGCGCGACTTCACCTGGGTGCAGGCCCTGGGCGTCACCTtcggcgccggccaccgcctcTACGTCGGCGCCCGCAGGGCCGTCGAgtgggacgaggacgaggaccaCATCCAGATCACCTTGGACGCCGAGCCCGTCGACATCGACACCGTCAGGAACGAGCGCTGGGTGTCGGAGGCCCTGCCCGGCCTCTCCGTCACGCGCATGGACGCCGTCAACACCGTcatggtggagctcgccggcgtcttCAGCATCTCCGCCAACGCCGTGCCCATCACCGACAAGGACAACCGGATCCACAAGTACGGCAGGACGGAGGGCGACAGCCTGGTGCACCTGGACCTGGGCTTCCAGTTCCACAACCTCACCAAGGACGTCGACGGCGTGCTCGGGCAGACCTACCGCCCTGGCTACGCCAGCAAGTTGGACATCAGGGCCAAGATGCCCATCATGGGCGGCGCACCCAAGTACCTCTCCAAGGCTGGTCTCTTCCACACGGACTGCGCCGTCTCCAGGTTCCACCGCAACGCCGGCGCCGGGGTATTCGCCTCCtaa